In Xanthocytophaga agilis, a genomic segment contains:
- a CDS encoding class I SAM-dependent methyltransferase: MPSQSKNNFNGIAPVYDLLSTLIFGNTLLKAQKAFLHLIPENATILFIGGGTGKILPDILKRKPQAIWYVEKSEKMLQQARKRISNLSMLPIHWIEGDENHPVVKENQFDVVLTFFLFDLFDKPTLHTLIQRLYASLKSNGLWMVADFAPQNKTWIARTLMKSMYTFFRIVSQVQASQLESYIDILESLSLHPVHSKLFYARMIQSIVYRKTI, translated from the coding sequence ATGCCTTCACAATCCAAAAACAACTTCAATGGCATTGCTCCTGTTTATGATCTACTCAGTACACTTATCTTTGGTAATACCCTTTTGAAAGCTCAAAAAGCTTTTCTGCATCTCATTCCTGAAAATGCTACTATTTTGTTTATTGGAGGAGGTACAGGTAAAATTTTACCAGATATCCTTAAGCGAAAGCCACAAGCTATCTGGTATGTAGAAAAGTCAGAAAAGATGTTGCAGCAAGCTCGAAAACGAATCTCCAATCTCTCTATGCTTCCCATTCACTGGATAGAAGGAGATGAAAATCACCCAGTAGTAAAGGAGAATCAGTTTGATGTTGTCCTTACCTTTTTCCTTTTTGACCTATTTGATAAACCAACCTTGCATACATTAATTCAAAGGCTCTATGCATCTCTGAAATCGAATGGGCTATGGATGGTAGCAGACTTTGCACCTCAGAATAAGACCTGGATAGCACGTACACTGATGAAAAGTATGTACACCTTTTTTCGGATAGTCAGTCAGGTACAAGCCTCACAACTGGAATCCTATATAGATATACTGGAATCTTTATCTCTTCATCCTGTTCATAGTAAGCTATTCTATGCCCGAATGATCCAATCTATAGTCTATCGTAAAACTATATGA
- a CDS encoding TonB-dependent receptor yields MKHLNLVLLLLFSISVYAQKGILRGTIKTVEGQVAPSVTVTLKGSNAGTVTDEKGNYTLRANAGTYTLQASIVGFTPQEKEVTVEAGKTTQVDEIRLQESAEQLQEVVVTGNTNKFSKKESPYVSRLPIKNLENPQVYNVIGKELITEQVITNFNDIVKNSPGIDKLWSATGRGGDGAAYFSIRGFAVQPSMINGIAGLTNGGLDPANIESVEVIKGPSGTLFGSSLVSFGGLININTKKPYETAGGEISYTMGGYDLNRLSVDVNTPVNKEKTLLLRVNGAYQYEGSFQDAGFKRTMFVAPSISYKVSNKLSFLLNAEFYNSEATNPLMVFLNRGRELIAKTPAELNMDYSQSFTSNDITLKNPTVNLYGQMNYKLSNSWTSQTSFSRSIRKSDGLYSYAMFIGADDDTLSRFVGLQNSIGTTTDLQQNFIGDFNLGSMRNRIVMGIDIFNSQLNDAATYTYFDKVSVHGDPGYSLLTKQAVDAKVSQDPYVYKYIYNTYVYSAYVSDVLNLTENLLAMASVRVDRFDNKGVKDVSTNTKSGDYAQTAVSPKLGLIYQVVKDRVSLFANYMNGFQNVAPSSQPDGSIRVFKPTQANQIEGGVKLEALKGKLVGTISYYNIYVSNVVRADNNGPAGTTIQNGDMYSRGFETDITFNPVTGLHIIAGYSHNESINENTDAIDLNRRPINAGPKTLANLWLSYAITNGNAKGLGFGVGGNYASENKVSNNATIGVFTVPSYTILNATTFYSVRSFRFALKLDNITNQHYWKGWSTIEPQMLRRLSANVVFKF; encoded by the coding sequence ATGAAACATCTAAATCTAGTATTGTTGCTATTGTTTAGCATTAGCGTATATGCCCAAAAAGGCATTTTGAGGGGAACTATCAAAACAGTTGAAGGGCAAGTCGCTCCCTCTGTTACTGTAACTTTAAAAGGAAGTAATGCTGGAACAGTAACTGATGAAAAGGGTAACTACACATTGCGGGCTAATGCAGGTACCTATACTCTTCAGGCTTCTATTGTAGGTTTTACCCCGCAGGAAAAGGAAGTAACAGTAGAGGCTGGCAAAACTACGCAAGTAGACGAAATACGATTACAGGAATCTGCCGAACAGTTACAAGAGGTAGTTGTTACTGGTAATACCAATAAATTTTCCAAAAAAGAGAGTCCTTATGTATCCCGTTTGCCTATAAAGAATCTGGAAAATCCTCAGGTATATAATGTGATAGGAAAGGAACTAATTACTGAACAAGTTATTACCAACTTTAATGATATTGTGAAAAATAGTCCGGGAATAGATAAGCTATGGTCCGCTACTGGTCGTGGAGGAGATGGCGCTGCCTATTTCTCTATCAGAGGCTTTGCTGTACAACCTTCTATGATAAATGGTATAGCTGGCTTAACCAATGGAGGACTTGATCCTGCCAATATAGAAAGTGTAGAGGTAATCAAAGGACCTTCAGGAACATTATTTGGTAGCAGTTTGGTATCTTTTGGTGGGTTGATCAATATAAACACCAAAAAGCCCTATGAAACTGCTGGAGGCGAGATCTCTTACACAATGGGTGGGTATGATCTGAACCGTTTGTCTGTTGATGTAAACACACCTGTTAACAAGGAAAAAACATTATTGTTGCGTGTAAATGGCGCTTATCAATATGAGGGTAGTTTTCAGGATGCAGGTTTTAAAAGAACTATGTTTGTTGCTCCTTCTATTTCATACAAAGTAAGCAATAAATTATCCTTTCTTTTGAATGCTGAGTTTTATAACTCAGAAGCTACCAATCCATTGATGGTGTTCCTGAATCGTGGACGTGAATTAATCGCTAAGACACCTGCTGAGTTAAACATGGATTATTCACAATCGTTTACCAGCAATGATATTACACTGAAAAATCCAACAGTGAACCTATATGGCCAGATGAACTATAAGTTATCTAATAGCTGGACATCACAGACTTCCTTTTCACGAAGTATCCGTAAATCAGATGGTTTGTACTCGTATGCTATGTTTATTGGAGCCGATGATGATACACTTTCCCGATTTGTAGGTTTACAGAATTCCATTGGTACTACAACAGATCTCCAGCAAAATTTTATAGGGGACTTTAACTTGGGTAGCATGCGAAATCGTATCGTAATGGGTATAGATATATTTAATTCGCAATTGAATGATGCCGCAACTTATACCTATTTTGATAAAGTATCTGTACATGGAGATCCAGGATACTCGTTACTGACAAAACAGGCTGTAGATGCAAAAGTTTCACAAGATCCCTATGTCTATAAATACATTTATAACACCTATGTATACAGCGCCTATGTTTCAGATGTATTGAATCTAACCGAAAATTTGTTGGCAATGGCAAGTGTTCGGGTAGATAGATTTGATAATAAAGGTGTAAAGGATGTATCTACAAATACAAAAAGTGGAGATTATGCACAAACAGCTGTATCTCCTAAACTTGGCTTGATCTATCAGGTGGTGAAAGATCGGGTTTCGCTTTTTGCTAATTATATGAATGGTTTCCAGAATGTGGCACCTTCTTCTCAGCCAGATGGAAGTATTCGTGTATTTAAGCCTACACAGGCAAATCAGATAGAAGGAGGAGTAAAGCTGGAAGCATTAAAAGGCAAACTGGTTGGAACTATTAGTTACTACAATATTTATGTAAGCAATGTAGTTCGCGCAGATAATAACGGACCTGCAGGTACTACCATTCAGAATGGAGATATGTATAGCCGCGGATTTGAGACAGATATTACTTTTAATCCGGTTACTGGCTTACATATTATTGCAGGATACAGCCACAATGAAAGCATCAATGAGAATACAGATGCTATTGACCTGAATCGTCGTCCTATCAATGCGGGGCCTAAGACACTGGCAAATCTTTGGTTAAGCTATGCGATTACTAATGGCAATGCTAAAGGATTGGGATTTGGTGTAGGTGGAAATTATGCAAGTGAAAATAAAGTATCCAACAATGCTACTATAGGAGTATTTACAGTACCTTCCTATACTATCCTGAATGCAACGACATTTTATTCTGTGAGATCGTTTCGATTTGCTTTGAAACTAGACAATATAACCAATCAACACTATTGGAAGGGATGGTCAACCATTGAACCTCAGATGCTACGCAGATTGTCTGCAAATGTGGTTTTTAAATTTTAA
- a CDS encoding glycosyltransferase — MRKYSIIIPLYNRPDEIRELLESLTKQTYTNFEVLVIEDGSKNDAKEIVASFADRLEVRYFFKENSGQGFTRNFGFEHATGDYFIIFDSDCIIPTHYLAAVEKDLNAYGYDLYGGPDAASPDFNQVQKAISYAMTSPFSTGGIRGKKKTLGGKFHPRSFNMGLSRKVYEKVGGFIITRMGEDIEFSIRIIRAGFQSGLIPDAYVYHKRRSTFGQFFKQLHFFGRARINISRFFPEELKLVHWFPALFFLFCCSLVLWLVVQLLTGWPLFTLACWILLLYVGLIFLHATVQTHSIWIGLLSIRAVFTQLTGYGIGFLTEGWRKWFKS; from the coding sequence TTGAGAAAGTACTCCATCATTATTCCACTATACAATCGCCCTGATGAGATTAGGGAGTTACTTGAATCCCTAACCAAACAAACCTATACAAACTTTGAAGTTTTGGTGATAGAAGATGGCTCCAAAAACGATGCAAAGGAAATTGTTGCATCATTTGCAGACCGATTGGAGGTGCGGTATTTTTTCAAGGAAAATAGTGGACAGGGGTTTACGCGTAACTTTGGGTTTGAGCACGCCACCGGAGATTACTTTATTATTTTTGATTCAGACTGTATTATTCCTACCCATTATCTGGCAGCAGTAGAAAAAGATCTCAATGCCTACGGATACGATCTTTATGGTGGTCCGGATGCAGCTAGCCCAGATTTTAATCAGGTGCAAAAAGCCATCAGTTACGCCATGACCTCTCCTTTCTCAACAGGTGGAATACGAGGGAAGAAGAAAACGCTGGGAGGAAAGTTTCATCCCCGGTCGTTTAATATGGGGCTTTCCCGGAAGGTATATGAGAAAGTGGGTGGGTTTATCATTACCCGTATGGGAGAAGACATTGAGTTCAGTATCCGGATTATCCGGGCTGGATTTCAATCCGGATTGATTCCGGATGCCTATGTATATCACAAACGACGCAGTACATTCGGTCAATTTTTTAAACAGCTTCATTTCTTTGGACGGGCACGTATCAATATATCCCGTTTTTTTCCTGAAGAACTCAAACTGGTACACTGGTTTCCTGCATTATTCTTTCTGTTCTGCTGCTCATTAGTGTTATGGCTTGTGGTTCAATTGCTTACAGGATGGCCCCTGTTTACCCTTGCGTGTTGGATTTTGCTGTTATATGTAGGTTTGATTTTTCTGCACGCCACTGTTCAAACCCATAGTATCTGGATTGGCCTATTGAGTATACGGGCAGTGTTTACACAGCTTACCGGATATGGCATTGGCTTTCTGACAGAAGGATGGCGTAAGTGGTTTAAATCCTGA